Proteins encoded in a region of the Pseudothermotoga elfii DSM 9442 = NBRC 107921 genome:
- the argH gene encoding argininosuccinate lyase — MPKLWEKGYDLDSLIEEFTVGEDYLVDMKLIKYDVKASIVHAEMLEKMGYLERHEFIKIKEALEELLTLVESGKFCIDPEEEDSHTAIENFLVQKLGEAGKKIHTARSRNDQVLTALRLLYKDELKDVCRHLKGLRSVLRNFAKKYGHIKFAGFTHTRKAMPANFRMWGMALCDALKDDEIMINLTIRLIDQSPLGTGAGYGVPIKIDRNYIANRLGFSKVQRNPIYSQNSRAKFDYLILHCLSQVSYDLNRFASDIIFFSLPDIGYLIIPENLCTGSSIMPQKMNPDPVELVRAYHSRIISKALESALISMNLISGYHRDMQLLKITVLETFKDIKDMLRVTCRIFEKIQVNGNKCKESLTEEVMATQEVYRLLMEKGMSFRDAYRVVAEKYGSDRK, encoded by the coding sequence ATGCCGAAATTATGGGAAAAGGGGTATGACCTTGATTCATTAATAGAAGAGTTCACAGTTGGTGAAGATTATCTGGTTGATATGAAATTGATTAAATATGATGTGAAAGCCTCTATTGTTCACGCAGAGATGCTCGAGAAAATGGGGTATTTGGAAAGGCATGAGTTCATAAAAATAAAAGAGGCACTTGAGGAACTTCTGACTCTTGTGGAATCAGGAAAATTTTGTATCGACCCGGAAGAAGAGGACAGCCATACCGCCATAGAAAACTTTCTCGTTCAAAAACTTGGAGAAGCTGGGAAAAAAATACACACGGCTCGATCGAGAAACGATCAGGTTTTGACTGCCCTCAGGCTCCTGTATAAAGATGAATTAAAAGATGTATGCCGGCATTTAAAAGGCTTGAGGTCTGTTTTGAGAAATTTTGCAAAAAAGTATGGACATATAAAATTTGCCGGTTTCACGCATACAAGAAAAGCTATGCCAGCCAATTTCAGAATGTGGGGCATGGCACTTTGTGATGCTTTGAAAGACGATGAGATCATGATAAATCTTACAATCAGACTGATAGATCAATCTCCACTTGGTACAGGTGCCGGTTATGGAGTTCCTATCAAAATAGACAGAAATTATATAGCTAATAGGCTCGGTTTTTCAAAAGTGCAGCGAAATCCCATTTATTCTCAAAACAGCAGAGCAAAATTTGATTATCTTATATTGCACTGTTTGTCGCAGGTCAGTTACGATTTGAATAGGTTTGCCAGCGATATTATTTTCTTCTCTCTACCAGATATCGGATATCTGATTATTCCAGAAAACCTGTGTACAGGAAGTTCAATAATGCCCCAGAAGATGAATCCAGATCCTGTAGAACTTGTAAGGGCGTATCATAGCAGGATAATATCGAAAGCTCTGGAATCTGCGTTGATTTCAATGAATTTGATAAGCGGTTATCATCGAGATATGCAACTGTTGAAAATAACCGTGCTGGAGACTTTCAAAGATATTAAAGATATGCTGCGGGTCACGTGCAGGATTTTTGAAAAAATTCAGGTAAATGGCAATAAATGTAAAGAAAGTCTCACCGAAGAAGTTATGGCCACTCAGGAAGTGTATCGCTTATTGATGGAAAAAGGAATGTCTTTCAGAGATGCTTACAGAGTTGTTGCTGAAAAGTACGGAAGTGACAGGAAATGA
- the carB gene encoding carbamoyl-phosphate synthase large subunit, which yields MPKRDDIEKVLVIGSGPITIGQAAEFDYSGAQAIKALKSLGYRVVVINSNSATIMTDPEFSDAVYIEPLTIDFLEAVIEKERPDALLPTLGGQTALNLAVELFKKGVLCKYDVELIGVKPDTIEKAEDREQFKTAMKNCGLEVLESRLVSSVTEAMDVVREFGYPVVIRPSFTLGGSGGGIAYNLQELKAIVENGLIESPAHTVLIEKSVIGWKEYELEVMKDHEDNFIVVCSIENFDPMGIHTGDSVTVAPAQTLTDVEYQCMRNAARKALSAIGFDAGGCNIQFAVDTYTGKLVIIEMNPRVSRSSALASKATGYPIAKISALLAVGLRLDEIPNSITEQTTAAFEPSIDYVVVKMPRFQMEKFPGAEQKLGTQMKSVGEVMSIGRTFKEALGKAVRSLELDIAPKLDLRNMREHLANPTSERMSYIFAAFRNSLSVDEVHELTFINKWFLTEIEEIMNFEKVLRKKKPKDFGSLKKAKEFGFSDRELAEIYKVQEEEIRKIRHKLGVTPVYKMVDTCSAEFEAKTPYFYSTYNGMENETIPSKRRKIMVLGSGPNRIGQGIEFDYANVHAVWAFQEEGYEVIMVNSNPETVSTDYDISDKLYFEPLTTEDILEIAKIENPDGIVVSFGGQTPLRIARALEKEGLKILAANYELIDLTESRDRFAKFLKQSGLSVPPFSVARSIKEALRAAELIGFPVLIRPSYVLGGRAMAIVDHKKDLLSYISNASLISPDHPLIIDKFLENAVELDVDVISDGENVWIAGLMEQIEKAGIHSGDSACVLPPVSLSDDLIEKIEHLIYRLIKSLKIIGPANIQLAVKDDKVYVIELNLRASRTIPFVSKAIGIPVAKIAAKTIIGKKLSQLLLRYWPYSTKERLVKYEPARSGVLPTPWPEYYSVKEAIIPFNKFSGVDILLGPEMRSTGEVMGIGDDFAEAFAKAQLSADGISTKSLLVTVNDRDKREIVPLVSYLYDLGFEVFATAGTGKILRSMGIAVKNVFKVGEGKPDVVDLIRQGKIGFIVITQSPNRKTSAEINREAENSFADDERTAGYKIRTAAIQCKVPCITTIEAFRAEVSAIRRLKKSTLSVRSLQDIFYAQQNTLLKK from the coding sequence GTGCCGAAGAGAGACGACATAGAAAAAGTACTTGTGATTGGCTCCGGACCTATAACTATAGGTCAGGCGGCTGAGTTTGATTACTCAGGGGCGCAGGCTATCAAAGCTTTGAAGTCTTTGGGGTATAGAGTTGTGGTGATTAATTCAAATTCTGCAACAATAATGACAGATCCCGAATTTTCTGATGCTGTCTACATAGAACCATTGACTATAGATTTTCTGGAAGCTGTTATAGAAAAAGAACGTCCAGATGCTTTATTGCCAACTCTTGGTGGGCAGACAGCCTTGAATTTAGCTGTTGAGCTTTTTAAAAAAGGTGTTTTGTGCAAATATGATGTTGAGCTTATAGGCGTTAAGCCAGATACTATAGAAAAAGCCGAAGATAGAGAACAATTTAAAACGGCAATGAAAAACTGTGGTCTGGAAGTTCTTGAAAGCAGGCTTGTTTCAAGTGTAACAGAGGCCATGGATGTTGTAAGAGAATTCGGTTATCCTGTGGTGATAAGACCGAGTTTTACGCTTGGAGGCAGCGGAGGGGGAATAGCGTATAATTTGCAGGAATTGAAGGCAATTGTTGAAAATGGATTAATAGAAAGCCCAGCACATACCGTGCTGATAGAAAAATCCGTGATTGGCTGGAAAGAGTATGAGCTTGAAGTCATGAAAGATCATGAAGATAATTTCATAGTAGTCTGTTCTATTGAAAATTTTGACCCCATGGGCATACATACTGGAGACTCGGTAACTGTAGCACCTGCTCAAACGCTTACCGATGTTGAGTACCAGTGCATGAGAAATGCTGCTCGTAAAGCGTTAAGTGCAATAGGGTTTGATGCTGGTGGGTGCAATATACAGTTTGCTGTTGATACGTACACAGGGAAATTGGTCATTATTGAAATGAATCCAAGAGTTTCAAGATCATCTGCCCTTGCTTCAAAAGCCACAGGATATCCGATTGCAAAGATATCGGCTTTACTTGCGGTTGGGTTGAGGCTCGATGAGATTCCTAATTCTATAACGGAGCAAACAACGGCGGCTTTTGAACCGTCTATTGATTATGTGGTTGTAAAGATGCCGAGATTCCAGATGGAAAAATTTCCAGGTGCCGAACAGAAGCTGGGTACCCAGATGAAGTCAGTTGGGGAGGTAATGTCCATAGGCAGAACATTTAAAGAAGCACTTGGAAAGGCTGTGAGATCACTGGAGCTGGATATAGCCCCGAAACTTGATTTACGTAATATGAGAGAACATCTTGCCAATCCAACTTCGGAGAGAATGTCTTACATATTTGCTGCGTTCAGAAACTCCTTGTCTGTGGATGAAGTACACGAATTGACATTTATAAATAAATGGTTTTTGACGGAGATAGAAGAAATAATGAATTTTGAAAAGGTTCTTCGCAAGAAAAAACCTAAAGACTTCGGCTCGTTAAAAAAAGCAAAAGAGTTTGGATTTTCTGACAGAGAGCTGGCAGAGATCTACAAAGTTCAGGAAGAAGAGATAAGAAAGATCAGACACAAACTTGGCGTCACACCAGTCTACAAGATGGTAGATACTTGCTCTGCTGAATTTGAAGCTAAAACACCTTATTTTTATTCAACATACAATGGAATGGAAAATGAGACGATCCCATCAAAACGAAGAAAGATCATGGTTTTGGGATCAGGACCAAATAGAATTGGCCAGGGTATTGAATTTGATTATGCAAATGTGCATGCCGTATGGGCTTTTCAGGAAGAAGGTTATGAAGTTATCATGGTAAATTCCAATCCTGAAACTGTGTCAACAGATTACGATATATCGGATAAATTATATTTTGAGCCGCTGACAACTGAGGATATCCTTGAGATAGCAAAAATAGAAAACCCGGATGGAATTGTGGTCTCGTTTGGTGGGCAAACTCCTTTAAGGATAGCGAGAGCTCTGGAAAAAGAAGGTTTGAAAATCCTGGCTGCCAATTATGAGCTTATAGATCTTACAGAAAGCAGAGATAGATTTGCGAAATTTCTTAAACAATCAGGCTTAAGTGTTCCTCCTTTTTCAGTTGCGAGGTCAATCAAAGAAGCTTTGAGAGCTGCAGAATTAATAGGTTTTCCAGTACTCATCAGACCAAGTTATGTTCTTGGGGGAAGAGCGATGGCCATCGTTGATCATAAAAAAGATCTCTTAAGTTATATTTCAAATGCATCTCTAATTTCACCTGATCACCCCCTGATAATAGATAAATTTCTTGAAAATGCTGTGGAATTAGATGTCGATGTAATCTCTGATGGTGAAAATGTCTGGATAGCGGGCTTAATGGAACAAATTGAGAAAGCGGGAATACATTCAGGCGATTCTGCATGTGTCCTGCCACCAGTAAGTTTATCTGATGATTTGATAGAAAAGATAGAGCACCTGATTTATAGATTGATAAAAAGCCTTAAAATCATTGGACCAGCAAATATTCAATTGGCCGTGAAAGATGATAAAGTTTATGTTATTGAACTAAATTTGAGAGCTTCAAGGACTATTCCATTTGTAAGCAAAGCAATTGGCATACCTGTCGCGAAAATTGCAGCAAAAACTATTATCGGTAAAAAATTGTCACAACTTTTGTTGCGATACTGGCCTTATTCAACAAAAGAGAGATTGGTGAAATATGAACCTGCTCGCTCAGGTGTGCTACCGACACCGTGGCCGGAGTATTATTCTGTAAAGGAAGCAATCATCCCATTTAACAAATTCTCTGGCGTGGATATACTTCTTGGGCCAGAAATGCGTTCTACAGGTGAAGTCATGGGAATCGGCGATGATTTTGCTGAAGCTTTTGCAAAGGCACAGTTATCTGCGGATGGCATATCTACGAAATCTTTGCTTGTTACTGTTAACGACAGGGACAAACGAGAAATTGTTCCTTTAGTCTCGTATTTGTATGATCTTGGATTTGAGGTATTCGCAACTGCTGGAACCGGGAAGATCTTGAGATCAATGGGGATAGCAGTTAAAAATGTCTTCAAAGTTGGAGAAGGGAAACCAGATGTTGTTGATCTTATACGGCAGGGGAAGATAGGATTTATTGTTATAACCCAGTCTCCGAACCGTAAGACGAGTGCTGAAATCAACAGAGAAGCAGAAAACTCTTTTGCAGATGATGAAAGAACTGCTGGATATAAAATCAGAACAGCTGCTATACAATGCAAAGTGCCCTGTATAACCACAATAGAAGCTTTCAGAGCCGAGGTATCTGCTATCAGAAGACTCAAAAAGTCCACCCTGTCTGTTAGAAGTTTGCAAGATATTTTCTATGCACAGCAAAATACTCTTCTAAAAAAGTAG
- the argC gene encoding N-acetyl-gamma-glutamyl-phosphate reductase: MKIRVGILGATGYTGLELLRMLKNHPQVKITYLSSNNFSGQSMKDIYPFAEIDILLSKIDVKEIKANCDVVFTALPAGISYDIVKSLRDENLKIIDLGADLRFDDPSLYEKWYGRTLQDYGLIKRVYGLPELYRSEIKESRFIGNPGCYPTSILLATAPILKRKLLVNGEIIVDSKSGVSGAGKKEELAYSFCEIDGSLKPYSVINHKHVPEIQEQMKKIYHSEVTVIFAPHLVPMVRGILSTIYLKTRLSADELYGLYSEFYRDEYFVHVLKPAIYPSTKWSYGSNHVFISMKKDERTDTAVLISVLDNLVKGASGQAIQNMNILFSLREDTGLTFTVYP; this comes from the coding sequence ATGAAAATAAGAGTAGGAATTCTTGGTGCAACAGGTTATACAGGGTTAGAGTTATTGAGAATGCTCAAAAATCACCCACAGGTGAAAATAACCTATCTCTCGTCAAACAATTTTTCAGGACAGTCCATGAAAGATATATACCCGTTCGCAGAGATCGACATTTTGCTTAGCAAGATTGATGTGAAAGAAATAAAAGCAAATTGCGATGTAGTTTTTACAGCCCTACCGGCAGGTATCAGTTATGACATAGTGAAGAGTTTGAGAGATGAGAACCTGAAAATAATAGATCTGGGAGCAGATTTGAGATTTGATGATCCATCGCTGTATGAAAAGTGGTATGGCAGAACATTGCAAGATTATGGGTTGATAAAAAGAGTTTACGGCCTGCCTGAACTTTACAGATCAGAAATAAAAGAATCGCGTTTTATAGGAAATCCGGGATGCTATCCAACGAGTATACTTCTCGCAACTGCCCCAATTTTGAAAAGAAAACTGCTGGTGAACGGTGAAATAATTGTGGATTCTAAATCAGGCGTATCTGGTGCTGGTAAAAAAGAGGAGCTCGCATATTCTTTTTGTGAAATCGATGGTAGCTTAAAACCTTACAGTGTCATAAACCACAAGCATGTTCCTGAGATACAGGAGCAGATGAAAAAAATCTATCACAGCGAAGTTACTGTCATATTTGCTCCACATCTTGTTCCAATGGTCAGGGGTATATTGAGCACAATTTATCTAAAAACAAGATTGAGTGCTGACGAACTTTATGGACTATACAGTGAATTTTACAGAGATGAGTACTTTGTTCATGTACTAAAGCCAGCCATTTACCCGTCAACAAAATGGTCATATGGTTCAAACCACGTTTTTATATCAATGAAAAAGGACGAAAGAACAGATACAGCTGTATTGATATCTGTACTGGATAATCTTGTCAAAGGGGCATCCGGTCAGGCTATTCAGAATATGAACATACTTTTTTCTTTGAGAGAAGACACAGGATTGACCTTTACGGTTTATCCATAA
- a CDS encoding acetylornithine transaminase, with protein MKNNYLMNTYNRFPVILDHGKGSVVWDKDGRSFLDFSSGIAVNILGHSHKKLVSAIESQVRKLVHCSNLYWTEPQVELAKLLIENTFEGKVFFTNSGTEANEAAIKLSRKYGKKKSISKFRILSAVNSFHGRTFGSLTATGQEKYHEYFKPLVAGFDYFEFNSEESLRSKMNDEVCAVILEPIQGESGIVPASDDFLNAARVLCDHYGALLIFDEVQCGMGRTGKLFAYQKYGVKPDILTIAKGLGGGVPIGAVVASNKADVFEPGDHGSTFGGNPLACSAGIAVMREILKDGFLKRVEDKGRYLMKKLEGIKKIFPSLIGDLRGTGLMVGVELKNISSRDFVNNCFDHGLLTVPSGRNTVRLLPPLTVKKVEIDSALKIIAEVLEGFDRTGRNIQ; from the coding sequence ATGAAAAACAATTATTTGATGAATACTTACAACAGGTTTCCTGTTATCCTGGATCATGGAAAAGGCTCTGTGGTCTGGGATAAGGATGGCAGATCATTTCTCGATTTTTCGTCAGGAATAGCCGTAAATATCCTTGGACATTCACACAAAAAACTTGTTTCTGCCATCGAAAGCCAGGTCAGAAAACTTGTGCATTGTTCAAATCTTTACTGGACAGAACCTCAGGTAGAGCTTGCAAAGCTTTTGATCGAGAATACCTTTGAAGGAAAAGTTTTTTTCACAAATAGCGGAACCGAGGCTAACGAAGCAGCTATTAAATTATCACGAAAATACGGAAAAAAGAAATCCATATCCAAATTTAGGATTCTCTCGGCGGTCAATTCCTTTCACGGAAGAACATTTGGATCTTTAACAGCCACAGGTCAGGAAAAATACCATGAATATTTCAAACCACTGGTAGCTGGTTTCGACTATTTTGAGTTCAACAGCGAAGAATCTCTCAGATCAAAAATGAATGATGAAGTTTGCGCGGTTATTTTAGAACCCATTCAGGGTGAAAGTGGTATAGTTCCTGCAAGTGATGATTTTTTAAATGCGGCAAGGGTTTTATGCGATCATTACGGAGCGCTTTTGATATTTGACGAAGTTCAATGTGGAATGGGAAGAACCGGAAAACTTTTTGCTTACCAGAAATATGGTGTGAAACCAGATATTTTGACAATTGCAAAAGGACTTGGAGGAGGGGTTCCTATAGGAGCCGTGGTAGCAAGCAATAAAGCAGATGTTTTCGAACCTGGTGATCATGGATCCACATTTGGCGGAAATCCTCTGGCTTGCAGCGCAGGAATAGCTGTTATGAGGGAAATATTGAAGGATGGTTTTCTAAAAAGAGTGGAAGATAAGGGAAGATATCTTATGAAAAAACTTGAAGGAATAAAGAAGATTTTTCCATCTTTGATCGGTGACCTTCGTGGAACTGGCTTGATGGTCGGTGTAGAACTTAAAAATATTTCAAGCAGAGATTTTGTAAACAATTGTTTTGATCACGGTTTACTTACAGTCCCTTCGGGAAGGAATACTGTGAGGTTGTTACCACCACTGACAGTTAAAAAAGTGGAAATCGACAGTGCACTGAAGATAATAGCCGAAGTTCTGGAAGGTTTTGACCGCACAGGGAGAAATATTCAATGA
- the argJ gene encoding bifunctional glutamate N-acetyltransferase/amino-acid acetyltransferase ArgJ, whose product MNIPKGFKFSGLHCGIKRYRKDIALAYSEKECVTSGFFTTNAIKAAPVLHNIQVLKENSENIRALIVNSKIANSCTGEEGLQNAFKMAKITAQKLHIDSRSVLVASTGIIGIQLPMEKVEYGIDAAVKKLDSDVISFAEAIMTTDTTVKISFRKINVPQEVILLGIAKGSGMIHPNLSTMLAFIFTDAKIPFYTLKELLKKSIDKTYNMIDVDGDMSTNDMVLMFCNGAANVEIKEKTAAYDKFSRALDEINTELAKKIVSDGEGASKVIEVRVANAPDEATAKKVARSICSSNLVKTAIHGADTNWGRIIAAAGSSQTFFSLEMVDLHISDGKEEICVFEKGKSQAFNEENLRRVLSSREIFLLLNMNTSNSSATAWGCDLTEKYIQINGRYKT is encoded by the coding sequence ATGAATATTCCTAAGGGATTCAAATTCTCCGGGTTGCATTGTGGGATAAAAAGGTACAGAAAAGATATCGCCTTGGCATATTCAGAAAAAGAGTGTGTGACATCGGGATTTTTCACTACAAATGCAATTAAAGCTGCTCCAGTTTTGCATAATATTCAGGTTCTTAAAGAAAATTCTGAAAACATAAGAGCGCTGATTGTCAACAGCAAAATTGCCAATTCGTGTACTGGTGAGGAAGGTTTGCAAAATGCGTTCAAAATGGCTAAAATAACAGCACAAAAGCTGCATATTGACTCCAGGAGTGTTCTTGTTGCTTCTACAGGGATAATAGGAATCCAGTTACCTATGGAGAAAGTAGAATACGGCATAGATGCAGCTGTGAAAAAACTTGACAGTGATGTTATATCTTTTGCGGAAGCTATCATGACAACTGATACAACAGTGAAGATCAGTTTCAGAAAGATTAATGTCCCGCAGGAAGTAATCTTACTTGGGATTGCAAAAGGGTCAGGAATGATTCATCCTAACTTATCTACAATGCTCGCGTTTATATTCACTGATGCAAAAATACCATTTTATACCCTGAAAGAATTACTAAAAAAATCCATTGATAAAACATATAACATGATCGATGTCGATGGAGATATGAGCACAAATGATATGGTTTTAATGTTCTGTAATGGAGCTGCGAATGTAGAAATAAAAGAGAAAACCGCCGCTTATGACAAATTTTCACGTGCCCTTGACGAGATTAATACTGAACTTGCCAAGAAAATAGTTTCAGACGGAGAAGGGGCTTCGAAAGTTATCGAAGTCAGAGTTGCCAATGCTCCAGATGAAGCTACAGCGAAAAAAGTTGCAAGATCAATTTGCTCATCCAATCTTGTGAAAACGGCTATACACGGTGCAGATACAAATTGGGGCAGAATCATCGCGGCCGCCGGCAGTTCTCAAACATTTTTTAGCCTGGAAATGGTGGACCTTCACATTTCTGATGGGAAAGAAGAAATATGTGTTTTCGAAAAAGGCAAGTCGCAGGCGTTTAATGAGGAGAATCTCAGAAGGGTTTTAAGTTCAAGAGAAATTTTTTTGCTTCTAAACATGAATACCAGTAATTCTTCCGCTACAGCCTGGGGGTGCGATCTGACAGAAAAATACATACAGATAAACGGGAGGTATAAAACATGA
- the carA gene encoding glutamine-hydrolyzing carbamoyl-phosphate synthase small subunit: MKKALLLLEDGTFFYGRAFAADGEVFGELVFNTSTTGYEEVLTDPSYAGQIVIMTYPEIGIYGINDEDAESDSAKVTGLVVYRSVQRYFNQRANKSLGEYLKTNGVIGIEGIDTRSLTKKIRNRGTAMGAVSTENMDPDSLREKLRNVIEINKTDLVSKVSSEVVWNYKKEGKVRIAIVDCGCKKGILRELEKFDVAITVVPYDIGFEEIEKLNPDGVMISNGPGDPSILIRTVELIKHILKKRIPLAGICLGHQLLALAIGAKTYKMKFGHRGINHPVKDLRSKRVLITTHNHGFAVDPKSLNINTDTLIGISKEDFGRVEITHLSLNDMTVEGIRLLDYPAFSVQFHPEASPGPHDSKSFFEDFLKLIISGR; the protein is encoded by the coding sequence ATGAAGAAAGCACTGTTATTACTTGAAGATGGAACATTCTTTTATGGCAGGGCTTTTGCTGCTGATGGAGAAGTATTTGGTGAACTTGTGTTCAACACCTCAACAACAGGTTATGAAGAGGTATTGACAGACCCTTCATATGCAGGTCAGATAGTTATCATGACTTATCCAGAAATCGGCATATATGGAATAAATGATGAAGATGCAGAGTCTGATTCTGCAAAGGTAACTGGCCTTGTGGTTTATCGGTCAGTTCAAAGATATTTCAACCAGAGGGCAAATAAATCTCTTGGCGAATATTTGAAAACGAATGGCGTAATTGGAATAGAGGGGATTGATACACGATCGCTTACGAAAAAAATAAGAAACAGAGGTACGGCAATGGGTGCTGTCTCAACAGAAAATATGGATCCTGATTCGCTCCGCGAAAAATTACGGAATGTGATAGAGATAAACAAGACAGATCTTGTAAGCAAAGTATCGTCGGAAGTTGTATGGAATTATAAGAAAGAGGGCAAGGTCCGGATAGCGATCGTTGACTGTGGTTGTAAAAAAGGTATTCTGAGAGAACTTGAAAAATTTGATGTGGCAATAACAGTTGTTCCATACGATATTGGCTTTGAAGAAATTGAAAAACTGAATCCGGACGGAGTGATGATTTCAAATGGGCCGGGGGACCCGTCAATATTGATCAGAACAGTAGAGCTGATTAAACACATTTTGAAGAAAAGAATTCCGCTGGCAGGAATATGCTTGGGGCATCAACTTCTGGCGCTCGCAATAGGTGCAAAGACTTATAAAATGAAATTTGGCCACAGGGGGATTAATCACCCTGTGAAAGATTTAAGAAGCAAGAGGGTATTAATCACAACTCATAATCATGGTTTTGCTGTTGATCCAAAAAGCTTGAACATCAATACGGATACTCTTATAGGTATAAGCAAAGAGGATTTTGGCAGAGTTGAGATAACTCATTTATCTTTGAATGACATGACCGTGGAGGGAATAAGGCTTTTAGATTATCCAGCCTTTTCTGTGCAGTTTCATCCCGAGGCATCGCCTGGGCCGCATGATTCGAAATCGTTTTTTGAAGATTTTCTCAAGCTCATAATCTCAGGGAGGTAA
- the argB gene encoding acetylglutamate kinase produces MTSENMAILFEVLQYMKEFREKTFVVKVGGAALEKEEAKTSFAKSIVFLRHVQVNPIIVHGGGVEITRLMNQLGIKPLFKNGYRVTDEKTLQIAEMVLEKINKDIVLKINLHGGRAIGVSGKDDNLLLCEKDIANGDIGYVGKIRKVNSGFIEKLIAQNYIPVICPVGFGEDGTTYNINADVAAAEIAISLKAEKLIFVSDVPGVMKDGELIPYLDVRNARKLIEEGVVKGGMIPKIQCAVNALKAGIKSVHVVNGEIPHALLTEIFTLHGIGTMLREI; encoded by the coding sequence ATGACCAGTGAGAATATGGCGATACTTTTTGAAGTACTTCAGTATATGAAAGAATTTCGTGAAAAAACGTTTGTTGTAAAGGTTGGGGGTGCTGCCCTGGAAAAAGAGGAAGCTAAAACGTCATTTGCAAAGAGTATTGTTTTTCTGAGACATGTACAGGTAAATCCAATCATTGTACATGGCGGAGGGGTCGAAATAACCCGGTTGATGAATCAGCTCGGGATAAAACCACTTTTCAAAAATGGGTATAGAGTAACTGATGAAAAAACTTTACAGATAGCAGAAATGGTTCTTGAAAAGATTAATAAAGATATCGTCCTGAAAATAAATCTTCACGGAGGAAGAGCAATTGGTGTTTCAGGCAAAGATGACAATTTGCTTTTATGTGAAAAAGATATCGCAAATGGAGATATAGGGTATGTGGGAAAGATAAGAAAAGTGAATAGTGGGTTTATCGAGAAACTTATTGCTCAGAATTATATACCAGTTATTTGCCCAGTTGGATTTGGAGAAGACGGGACAACTTACAATATAAATGCAGATGTTGCCGCCGCTGAGATAGCAATTTCCCTGAAAGCCGAAAAATTGATATTCGTAAGCGATGTTCCTGGTGTAATGAAAGATGGAGAATTAATTCCATATCTTGATGTCCGGAATGCCAGAAAATTGATCGAAGAAGGTGTCGTTAAAGGAGGAATGATACCGAAAATACAGTGCGCAGTGAATGCTTTAAAGGCGGGAATTAAAAGCGTTCATGTTGTAAATGGAGAAATACCCCACGCTCTTTTAACTGAAATTTTTACGCTCCACGGCATTGGAACAATGCTAAGAGAAATTTGA